A genomic segment from Candidatus Brocadia sp. encodes:
- a CDS encoding UDPGP type 1 family protein, with the protein MKLPNSLIEPPVNNETTNRKALEKAYPTYKSCIKNAFEAGQAHIFKWWDEITPSEKENLLIQISSIDFLLVKKIFNDAVMKTTQTSRSNLIPPQIITIPKNDAEKEIAQRAKRIGEGSLRKGEVAILTVAGGDGTRLGINGPKGTFPVAPVSRKSIFQLHAEKIIAAQKRYNTRIPWYIMTSEKNDSVTQNFFKSHNFFGLEPQQVCFFTQGMLPVVDFQGNLLMDSRSNIIMSPNGHGGVLVALKGKGILDDMKSRGIKNIFYHQIDNVLIKIADPVFVGFHLRDEADISLKVVKKRQPEEKVGIVVHIDGHLHMIEYSELSQKDMYAKNEDGTLKYNAGNIAVHMMNIDFLEKVYQKGESLPYHAAIKKVPYLGEDGGMIDPKENNAIKFESFIFDILKYVQKSVIMEVPREDEFSPVKNMEGENSPAASQQDMVNLFGRWLRDAGVSIPTDSQGNVIGLIEISPCFALDEEELRNKVDKRLLFNGNLNL; encoded by the coding sequence ATGAAGCTTCCTAATTCTCTCATTGAACCTCCCGTTAATAACGAAACCACGAATAGAAAAGCGCTGGAAAAAGCATATCCGACCTATAAAAGCTGTATTAAGAATGCCTTTGAAGCAGGGCAAGCCCATATCTTCAAATGGTGGGACGAAATAACCCCTTCAGAAAAGGAGAATCTGCTCATCCAGATATCCTCTATTGACTTTCTCCTTGTAAAGAAGATCTTCAATGATGCAGTAATGAAAACCACACAAACAAGTCGAAGTAATTTAATTCCACCACAAATTATAACTATTCCTAAAAATGATGCTGAAAAAGAAATTGCACAAAGGGCAAAACGGATTGGCGAAGGTTCTTTACGGAAAGGAGAGGTTGCTATCCTTACGGTCGCCGGTGGGGATGGGACAAGATTAGGAATCAATGGGCCGAAAGGAACATTTCCCGTCGCACCAGTTAGCAGAAAGAGTATTTTCCAACTTCATGCAGAAAAAATAATTGCAGCTCAGAAAAGATACAACACCAGGATTCCATGGTACATCATGACCAGCGAAAAAAACGACTCTGTAACGCAAAATTTTTTCAAATCTCATAATTTCTTCGGATTAGAACCCCAACAGGTATGCTTTTTCACACAAGGAATGCTTCCCGTCGTGGATTTTCAAGGGAATTTACTTATGGATTCAAGATCAAATATCATAATGAGCCCTAATGGTCACGGCGGAGTACTTGTTGCCCTTAAAGGAAAGGGCATTCTTGATGATATGAAGAGTCGCGGTATTAAAAATATCTTCTATCATCAGATCGACAACGTTTTAATAAAAATTGCCGATCCCGTTTTCGTTGGATTTCATTTGAGAGATGAGGCAGATATATCATTAAAAGTGGTTAAAAAAAGACAACCTGAAGAGAAGGTAGGAATTGTAGTACATATTGATGGTCATTTACACATGATTGAATACAGCGAACTAAGCCAAAAGGATATGTATGCAAAAAATGAAGATGGCACATTGAAATACAATGCCGGGAACATTGCAGTGCACATGATGAATATTGATTTCCTTGAAAAAGTATATCAGAAAGGAGAGTCTCTCCCATATCATGCTGCAATAAAAAAGGTACCATACCTGGGTGAAGATGGCGGCATGATCGATCCCAAGGAAAATAATGCCATTAAATTTGAGAGCTTTATCTTTGATATACTAAAATACGTACAGAAAAGTGTGATTATGGAAGTTCCTCGGGAAGATGAGTTTTCCCCCGTAAAAAACATGGAGGGGGAAAACTCCCCTGCTGCATCGCAACAAGATATGGTTAATCTGTTTGGACGTTGGCTGCGAGATGCAGGCGTTTCTATTCCTACAGACTCTCAAGGCAATGTTATTGGCTTAATCGAGATTAGCCCTTGCTTTGCCCTGGATGAAGAGGAATTGAGAAATAAGGTCGATAAACGTCTGCTGTTTAACGGGAATTTAAACTTATAA